From the genome of Alicyclobacillus sp. SO9:
CTGTGCAGGACGGCATTTCCAATATGAATTTCGTCGGAACTCTTCGTAGGAGCGGAACGACGAACCAGCGCCTTTACGCGCGCCAACAACTCCTCGTTGTCAAACGGCTTCCCAAGGTAGTCATCGGCACCTGCGTTCAGTCCACGAACGCGATCGTCTGTGTTGTTTTGAACGGTCAACACCAAAATCGGAGTGACACATCCCATTTCTCTAGCTTCCTCTATCAACTCAATTCCGTTGCCATCCGGCAACCTTACGTCCACAACAAAACAGTCGTACACTCCAGTGCTGACGGCATCTAATCCATCGTAAACTGTAGATCTCCAGTCCACTGTGATATTTTCCCGCTCCAACAGTTCTGAAATCGCTCTAGCGAGATGGCGCTCATCTTCTATTAGCAAGACTCTCATGCCATTCTCCTCTTTTGACCAGGATTTGAGACAACCTCACTCTACTTTACTACAGTTTGCGGGGCAGGTGTCATAGAATGAACCCAAATTTCTCTTTCACATCCCGCAGCGTAGCTGAACTCTTTTCGCGTGCCCGCTCTGCCCCCAGTTTGAGAATGGCGTCCAGTTCAGTGGAATTCAGCAGTTCCTGGTAACGCTCCTGAATTGGTGCCAATTTATCGACAACCACTTCAGCCAACTCTTTCTTAAATGGACCGTACCCAGCACCCCGGTACTGCTGTTCCAAGTCGTTGATGGACTTGTCCGCAAACAAGGAATAGATGGTGAGCAAGTTACTGATGGCAGATTTGTGTTCTGGGTCATAGCGAACTTCGCGCTCAGAATCTGTGACAGCCCGGGAGATTTTCTTGCGGATTACAGAAGGACTGTCCAACATTGATACAAATGCGTTGATGTTTTCATCACTTTTGCTCATCTTCTTCGCCGGGTCGTCGAGGCTCATAATACGTCCTCCGATTTTCGGAATGTATGGATCCGGTATCGTAAAGGCGTCTCCGTACTGACGGTTAAAACGCTCTGCAATATTGCGTGTCAATTCAAGATGCTGCTTTTGATCCTCTCCGACGGGTACAAGGTCAGTCTGGTATAACAGGATGTCGGCAGCCATGAGTGCCGGGTATGTATAGAGTCCTGCGGTCACCACGGATTTTTTGCTGGATTTATCCTTAAACTGTGTCATCCGGCCGAGTTCACCGTAATACGCGACACATTGAAGCATCCAACCTAGCTCAGCGTGACCTGGTACATGCGACTGCACAAACAATGTTGACTTATCTGGATTGATGCCTGCAGCGAGATACAACGCTGCCAGACTACGAGTGTTTTGCTTTAACTGCTCTGGGTCTTGGGGCACTGTAATAGCATGCAGGTCAACAATGCAAAATACACAATCGGCTTCGTCCTGCAAACGTACAAAATTCTTCATAGCACCTAAGTAATTGCCGATTGTCATGGTACCGCTGGGTTGGATTCCTGAAAATACTCGCTGCATTGTGTTCACTCCTGTTAATTGTCCATATGTCGGCAATTATACCGTATGTGTGCCGAGGGTGCTAACGTGAAACAATTCACTTACGGGCTGCGGGTCTCGGCGGATGCCAGAACCAGCCTCCTTCGAAAAAGGACTATTCCGCCGCGATTTGAGTGACATCGCTTTGGAACAGTCCTTGAGGCATCATGTGCAGAGTACTGCGTTTCACAAATTGGGTACTGACATTATAAGACGGTAGCAAACCCTCGATAAACGAGTCCGTGCTGCGGATCCACTGTAACGGATTGACCATCTGCTACCAAAGCCATAGCGTCTTTCGCACCTACAATAACCGGCTTGCCTAAGTTTAATCCAATGACTGCGGCCTCTGAAGTCATCCCACCGGCTTCAGCAATTACGGCAGATGCCCGCTCCACAGCAGGAACGGCATCCTTGTCAATGCCGACAGTGACAATGACATCGCCTTCCTGTACCCTTTCCAGCAGTTTGGCGGTAGACTTCTCAACCACAGCTTTGCCGCTTGCTGCGCGTTGACCAATCCCCGTACCCTTTACCAGCACTTCACCTATAGTATGTACTTTAATGAGGTTTGTAGTGCCATGTTGTCCAACAGGTACCCCGGCAATGATAATCACCATATCTCCGTGATTGACATACCCTGCGTTTAAAGCACCTTCTACTGCCGTTTCGAGAACTTCGTCTGTCGATTTTGCATCGGGAACCACCACTGGATAGACCCCAGAACTAACAGCCAAACGGCGCGCAACCTTTGCGGACGGAGTTGATGCAACTATCAGTGTTTCCGGTCGGTGTTTCGAAATCATGCGGGCGGTGTGGCCGGAGTGTGTCGCTGTCAAGACAGCGCGTACGCCTAATTCCGAAGCCATGGATTCCACGGCCTGGCCAATGACATCGGTGACCGTCTTCTCCACGCTGTCGCTGTGGCGGCTGTTCACTTCATGAGACAAAAGCGCTTGTTCTGCTCGCTCAGCAATCTGCGCCATGGTACTTACCGATTCAAAAGGATAACGGCCGGCAGCTGTTTCCCCTGACAGCATGATAGCGTCAGTGCCGTCAAAAATCGCGTTCGCAACGTCGCTTGCTTCTGCTCTCGTTGGTCTGGGATTTCTCTGCATTGAGTCAAGCATTTGTGTCGCAGTAATGACCGGCTTCCCAAATTTGTTGCACAGCTTAATCATGCGTTTTTGGGCAAGGGGTACCTCTTCTGTCGGAATTTCAACACCAAGGTCCCCACGAGCTACCATAATGCCGTCAGATACTTCCACGATTTCATCGAGTCTGTCCATGCCCTCTTGCGTTTCAATCTTGGAAATAATATCCGCGTGATAGTTGCCTTTTTCCAACAAGCCGCGAACTTCTAAGACGTCGCCAGCCTTGCGTACAAATGAGGCTGCAATAAAATCAACACCCTGCTCCATTCCGAATTGAATGTCTGCTTTGTCCTTCTCGGTAACGCCAGGAATGCGCAGGGTTACTCCCGGCACATTGATTCCTTTGTTGTTTTTTAGCGGACCTCCGTTTGTCACCCGACAGACAATGTCAGTTCCTTCTGTCCGCTCTACTTCGAGACCAATTAATCCGTCGTCAATTCTTATGGGAGCCCCAGGATACACATCCTCCAGCAGTCCCTTGTAAGAAATCGACACCCGTTCCTTCGTTCCTATTTCCAACTCATCAATGGTCAGTCGAAGCGTGTCTCCGTCTTGAAGTTCAACTTCTCCATTCTCAATTTTTCCGGTCCGGATTTTCGGGCCTTTGATATCCAACATAATACCTACATGCTTACCAACAGCCTTTGCAGCTTCGCGAATTCTTTGGATGCGCAGCGCATGCTCTTCGTAGGTTCCGTGTGAAAAGTTTAAACGAGCTACGTCCAGCCCAGCCTCAATCAAGGATTTCAACATTTCCGGGCTTTCACTTGCAGGGCCAATGGTGCAGACAATCTTTGTACGTCGCATCCGTTTCTCCTCCGATTTCATTGCTTATTTCAAGTTCATGTACTTGCTTCACTGCGCGAATTTGAGTCCTACTATATAGACAGGATACTTGACAAA
Proteins encoded in this window:
- a CDS encoding response regulator transcription factor gives rise to the protein MRVLLIEDERHLARAISELLERENITVDWRSTVYDGLDAVSTGVYDCFVVDVRLPDGNGIELIEEAREMGCVTPILVLTVQNNTDDRVRGLNAGADDYLGKPFDNEELLARVKALVRRSAPTKSSDEIHIGNAVLHRKSRTLSMKEKTAELSSKEFLLLEYLVRNQGQVLTRDQLLAHVWGPDAEVADNALDTYIYFLRKKCDSVGLKSAIQTVRGQGYRLN
- the trpS gene encoding tryptophan--tRNA ligase: MQRVFSGIQPSGTMTIGNYLGAMKNFVRLQDEADCVFCIVDLHAITVPQDPEQLKQNTRSLAALYLAAGINPDKSTLFVQSHVPGHAELGWMLQCVAYYGELGRMTQFKDKSSKKSVVTAGLYTYPALMAADILLYQTDLVPVGEDQKQHLELTRNIAERFNRQYGDAFTIPDPYIPKIGGRIMSLDDPAKKMSKSDENINAFVSMLDSPSVIRKKISRAVTDSEREVRYDPEHKSAISNLLTIYSLFADKSINDLEQQYRGAGYGPFKKELAEVVVDKLAPIQERYQELLNSTELDAILKLGAERAREKSSATLRDVKEKFGFIL
- the pyk gene encoding pyruvate kinase, which codes for MRRTKIVCTIGPASESPEMLKSLIEAGLDVARLNFSHGTYEEHALRIQRIREAAKAVGKHVGIMLDIKGPKIRTGKIENGEVELQDGDTLRLTIDELEIGTKERVSISYKGLLEDVYPGAPIRIDDGLIGLEVERTEGTDIVCRVTNGGPLKNNKGINVPGVTLRIPGVTEKDKADIQFGMEQGVDFIAASFVRKAGDVLEVRGLLEKGNYHADIISKIETQEGMDRLDEIVEVSDGIMVARGDLGVEIPTEEVPLAQKRMIKLCNKFGKPVITATQMLDSMQRNPRPTRAEASDVANAIFDGTDAIMLSGETAAGRYPFESVSTMAQIAERAEQALLSHEVNSRHSDSVEKTVTDVIGQAVESMASELGVRAVLTATHSGHTARMISKHRPETLIVASTPSAKVARRLAVSSGVYPVVVPDAKSTDEVLETAVEGALNAGYVNHGDMVIIIAGVPVGQHGTTNLIKVHTIGEVLVKGTGIGQRAASGKAVVEKSTAKLLERVQEGDVIVTVGIDKDAVPAVERASAVIAEAGGMTSEAAVIGLNLGKPVIVGAKDAMALVADGQSVTVDPQHGLVYRGFATVL